A single Elephas maximus indicus isolate mEleMax1 chromosome 2, mEleMax1 primary haplotype, whole genome shotgun sequence DNA region contains:
- the IBA57 gene encoding putative transferase CAF17, mitochondrial isoform X1 — translation MAAAALLRWTAPGRGASAWGLRLCAAPRRRLTHGAGSPGGDNGNDSAWTCFPLGERGVLRVRGPDSVPFLSGLLTNELPLPGPGTGTTPPSARAGYAHFLNVQGRTLYDVILYRVPEAGVDAAAGFFLECDISVAHTLQKHLVFHRIRRKVEVELCPELGVWAMLPSTSEVHRAPLQEKAEGATILTADPRTACMGWRLLTPKESSALYLVPGSRHGDLRDYHRHRYRQGIPEGVRDLPPGVALPLESNLAFMNGVSFTKGCYVGQELTARTYHMGVIRKRLFPVQLCGPLPAAGIAPGTPVLTESGKAAGKFRAGEGDVGLALLQTEKIKGPLYIKSSESGHVALSASVPAWWPKATK, via the exons ATGGCGGCCGCGGCGCTCCTCCGCTGGACGGCCCCAGGCCGTGGCGCCTCCGCCTGGGGCTTGCGGCTGTGCGCGGCCCCGAGGCGCCGCCTCACGCACGGCGCAGGCAGTCCTGGCGGTGACAACGGCAACGACTCGGCCTGGACCTGCTTCCCACTTGGCGAGCGCGGGGTGCTGCGCGTGCGCGGGCCGGACTCGGTGCCCTTCCTCTCGGGGTTGCTGACCAATGAGCTGCCGCTTCCGGGTCCCGGGACTGGGACGACCCCGCCTTCGGCGCGTGCGGGCTACGCCCACTTTCTCAACGTCCAGGGCCGGACGCTCTATGACGTAATCCTGTACCG GGTCCCTGAGGCAGGTGTGGACGCGGCAGCAGGCTTCTTTCTCGAGTGTGACATCTCCGTGGCGCACACGCTGCAGAAGCACCTGGTGTTCCACCGGATCCGGCGGAAGGTGGAGGTGGAGCTTTGCCCGGAGCTGGGAGTGTGGGCCATGCTGCCCAGCACCTCCGAGGTCCACAGAGCCCCCCTgcaggagaaggcagagggggccacAATCCTCACTGCCGACCCCAGGACGGCCTGCATGGGCTGGCGCCTGCTCACCCCAAAGGAGAGCTCGGCCCTGTACCTGGTGCCCGGCAGCCGGCACGGGGACCTCAGGGACTATCACAGGCACCGATACCGGCAAG GCATTCCAGAGGGGGTACGAGACCTCCCCCCAGGAGTGGCTCTGCCCTTGGAGTCCAACCTGGCCTTCATGAACGGAGTCAGCTTCACCAAGGGCTGCTATGTCGGCCAGGAGCTGACGGCCCGCACCTACCACATGGGTGTCATCCGCAAGCGTCTCTTCCCCGTGCAGCTGTGTGGCCCGCTGCCGGCAGCCGGCATTGCGCCTGGCACCCCTGTCCTCACTGAGTCAGGAAAGGCAGCTGGGAAGTTCAGGGCCGGTGAGGGCGACGTGGGGCTGGCCCTGCTGCAGACTGAGAAAATCAAGGGTCCTCTGTACATCAAAAGCTCTGAAAGTGGTCATGTGGCCTTAAGTGCTTCTGTGCCAGCCTGGTGGCCCAAAGCCACCAAGTAA
- the IBA57 gene encoding putative transferase CAF17, mitochondrial isoform X3 yields the protein MFCMVARLHPVLLVSWQRVPEAGVDAAAGFFLECDISVAHTLQKHLVFHRIRRKVEVELCPELGVWAMLPSTSEVHRAPLQEKAEGATILTADPRTACMGWRLLTPKESSALYLVPGSRHGDLRDYHRHRYRQGIPEGVRDLPPGVALPLESNLAFMNGVSFTKGCYVGQELTARTYHMGVIRKRLFPVQLCGPLPAAGIAPGTPVLTESGKAAGKFRAGEGDVGLALLQTEKIKGPLYIKSSESGHVALSASVPAWWPKATK from the exons ATGTTCTGTatggtagccaggctccatccagttcttctagtctcgtgGCAAAG GGTCCCTGAGGCAGGTGTGGACGCGGCAGCAGGCTTCTTTCTCGAGTGTGACATCTCCGTGGCGCACACGCTGCAGAAGCACCTGGTGTTCCACCGGATCCGGCGGAAGGTGGAGGTGGAGCTTTGCCCGGAGCTGGGAGTGTGGGCCATGCTGCCCAGCACCTCCGAGGTCCACAGAGCCCCCCTgcaggagaaggcagagggggccacAATCCTCACTGCCGACCCCAGGACGGCCTGCATGGGCTGGCGCCTGCTCACCCCAAAGGAGAGCTCGGCCCTGTACCTGGTGCCCGGCAGCCGGCACGGGGACCTCAGGGACTATCACAGGCACCGATACCGGCAAG GCATTCCAGAGGGGGTACGAGACCTCCCCCCAGGAGTGGCTCTGCCCTTGGAGTCCAACCTGGCCTTCATGAACGGAGTCAGCTTCACCAAGGGCTGCTATGTCGGCCAGGAGCTGACGGCCCGCACCTACCACATGGGTGTCATCCGCAAGCGTCTCTTCCCCGTGCAGCTGTGTGGCCCGCTGCCGGCAGCCGGCATTGCGCCTGGCACCCCTGTCCTCACTGAGTCAGGAAAGGCAGCTGGGAAGTTCAGGGCCGGTGAGGGCGACGTGGGGCTGGCCCTGCTGCAGACTGAGAAAATCAAGGGTCCTCTGTACATCAAAAGCTCTGAAAGTGGTCATGTGGCCTTAAGTGCTTCTGTGCCAGCCTGGTGGCCCAAAGCCACCAAGTAA
- the IBA57 gene encoding putative transferase CAF17, mitochondrial isoform X4 produces the protein MLPSTSEVHRAPLQEKAEGATILTADPRTACMGWRLLTPKESSALYLVPGSRHGDLRDYHRHRYRQGIPEGVRDLPPGVALPLESNLAFMNGVSFTKGCYVGQELTARTYHMGVIRKRLFPVQLCGPLPAAGIAPGTPVLTESGKAAGKFRAGEGDVGLALLQTEKIKGPLYIKSSESGHVALSASVPAWWPKATK, from the exons ATGCTGCCCAGCACCTCCGAGGTCCACAGAGCCCCCCTgcaggagaaggcagagggggccacAATCCTCACTGCCGACCCCAGGACGGCCTGCATGGGCTGGCGCCTGCTCACCCCAAAGGAGAGCTCGGCCCTGTACCTGGTGCCCGGCAGCCGGCACGGGGACCTCAGGGACTATCACAGGCACCGATACCGGCAAG GCATTCCAGAGGGGGTACGAGACCTCCCCCCAGGAGTGGCTCTGCCCTTGGAGTCCAACCTGGCCTTCATGAACGGAGTCAGCTTCACCAAGGGCTGCTATGTCGGCCAGGAGCTGACGGCCCGCACCTACCACATGGGTGTCATCCGCAAGCGTCTCTTCCCCGTGCAGCTGTGTGGCCCGCTGCCGGCAGCCGGCATTGCGCCTGGCACCCCTGTCCTCACTGAGTCAGGAAAGGCAGCTGGGAAGTTCAGGGCCGGTGAGGGCGACGTGGGGCTGGCCCTGCTGCAGACTGAGAAAATCAAGGGTCCTCTGTACATCAAAAGCTCTGAAAGTGGTCATGTGGCCTTAAGTGCTTCTGTGCCAGCCTGGTGGCCCAAAGCCACCAAGTAA
- the IBA57 gene encoding putative transferase CAF17, mitochondrial isoform X2 has protein sequence MSRPQAGFLWRHHRFSVDMLCFLRVPEAGVDAAAGFFLECDISVAHTLQKHLVFHRIRRKVEVELCPELGVWAMLPSTSEVHRAPLQEKAEGATILTADPRTACMGWRLLTPKESSALYLVPGSRHGDLRDYHRHRYRQGIPEGVRDLPPGVALPLESNLAFMNGVSFTKGCYVGQELTARTYHMGVIRKRLFPVQLCGPLPAAGIAPGTPVLTESGKAAGKFRAGEGDVGLALLQTEKIKGPLYIKSSESGHVALSASVPAWWPKATK, from the exons ATGAGCCGTCCCCAGGCCGGTTTCCTCTGGCGCCACCATCGTTTTTCTGTGGACATGCTGTGCTTCTTGAG GGTCCCTGAGGCAGGTGTGGACGCGGCAGCAGGCTTCTTTCTCGAGTGTGACATCTCCGTGGCGCACACGCTGCAGAAGCACCTGGTGTTCCACCGGATCCGGCGGAAGGTGGAGGTGGAGCTTTGCCCGGAGCTGGGAGTGTGGGCCATGCTGCCCAGCACCTCCGAGGTCCACAGAGCCCCCCTgcaggagaaggcagagggggccacAATCCTCACTGCCGACCCCAGGACGGCCTGCATGGGCTGGCGCCTGCTCACCCCAAAGGAGAGCTCGGCCCTGTACCTGGTGCCCGGCAGCCGGCACGGGGACCTCAGGGACTATCACAGGCACCGATACCGGCAAG GCATTCCAGAGGGGGTACGAGACCTCCCCCCAGGAGTGGCTCTGCCCTTGGAGTCCAACCTGGCCTTCATGAACGGAGTCAGCTTCACCAAGGGCTGCTATGTCGGCCAGGAGCTGACGGCCCGCACCTACCACATGGGTGTCATCCGCAAGCGTCTCTTCCCCGTGCAGCTGTGTGGCCCGCTGCCGGCAGCCGGCATTGCGCCTGGCACCCCTGTCCTCACTGAGTCAGGAAAGGCAGCTGGGAAGTTCAGGGCCGGTGAGGGCGACGTGGGGCTGGCCCTGCTGCAGACTGAGAAAATCAAGGGTCCTCTGTACATCAAAAGCTCTGAAAGTGGTCATGTGGCCTTAAGTGCTTCTGTGCCAGCCTGGTGGCCCAAAGCCACCAAGTAA